One genomic segment of Longimicrobium sp. includes these proteins:
- the accD gene encoding acetyl-CoA carboxylase, carboxyltransferase subunit beta encodes MAWFRKPKTRLQAADRRDLPGELWEKCPNCNDILYTQKLKENWNVCPSCAFHLRLSADGYVSLLIDEGTFTEFDADLRSADPLGFVDLKAYRDRLIAAERKSTHGDAVLTGDGELDAVPVSIGVMDFSFIGGSMGSVVGEKLARAGLRALEGRKPLIIISQSGGARMMEGIFSLMQMAKTSAVLAQLHEEGLPYVSILTDPTTGGVTASYAMLGDINVAEPNALIGFAGPRVIEQTIKQELPEGFQRSEFLLEFGMLDDIIDRRKMKPYVSRMLRHMMGLPASEAARAWEAA; translated from the coding sequence ACGCGCCTGCAGGCGGCCGACCGCCGCGACCTGCCCGGCGAGCTGTGGGAAAAGTGCCCCAACTGCAACGACATCCTCTACACCCAGAAGCTTAAGGAGAACTGGAACGTCTGCCCCAGCTGCGCGTTTCACCTGCGCCTTTCGGCCGACGGGTACGTGTCGCTGCTGATCGACGAGGGCACGTTCACCGAGTTCGACGCCGACCTGCGCTCGGCCGACCCGCTGGGGTTCGTAGACCTGAAGGCCTATCGCGACCGGCTGATCGCGGCGGAGCGCAAGAGCACCCACGGCGACGCGGTGCTCACCGGCGACGGCGAACTGGACGCGGTTCCCGTTTCCATCGGCGTGATGGACTTTTCCTTCATCGGCGGGTCGATGGGCTCCGTCGTGGGCGAAAAGCTGGCGCGCGCGGGGCTGCGGGCGCTGGAGGGGCGCAAGCCGCTGATCATCATCTCGCAGTCGGGCGGGGCGCGGATGATGGAGGGGATCTTCAGCCTGATGCAGATGGCCAAGACCTCGGCCGTCCTCGCGCAGCTTCACGAGGAGGGGCTGCCCTACGTGTCGATCCTGACGGACCCCACCACGGGCGGCGTGACGGCGTCGTACGCCATGCTGGGCGACATCAACGTGGCCGAGCCCAACGCGCTGATCGGCTTCGCGGGGCCGCGGGTGATCGAGCAGACCATCAAGCAGGAGCTGCCGGAAGGCTTCCAGCGCTCGGAGTTCCTGCTGGAGTTCGGCATGCTCGACGACATCATCGACCGGCGGAAGATGAAGCCGTACGTGTCGCGGATGCTGCGGCACATGATGGGACTGCCCGCGTCGGAGGCGGCGCGGGCCTGGGAAGCGGCGTGA
- a CDS encoding folylpolyglutamate synthase/dihydrofolate synthase family protein → MKPDDPAAWLFARTSGGIRWGLERTEELLAGADHPHRRFASVHVAGTNGKGSVSALCESAMRAAHPGRTIGLYTSPHLVSFRERIRIGGHPVDAELLAACEARLRPTIERTEATFFEATTALAFLCFAEAGVDLAVVEVGLGGRLDSTNVISPLAVAVTNVARDHTEYLGESLEEIAAEKAGVFKPGVPSITAETAAGPLDVLRQRAAEVGAPLTELDRAARIGDVSLSLEGTRFSLGSERWGSHEVRIPLIGAHQARNAALAAELLGLLPDDVRPGWEAIERGFAEVRWAGRMQVERIRGGTWIFDVAHNPAGVQALCESLDQVAFDRPLVVIAAILADKEWDEMLPPLLARADAAILTTAPTAPEGRRWDPEHVARSLDAQIPIRVIPDLSAALMRAETMAPYGTVLVTGSVHTVGDALAALEIPVV, encoded by the coding sequence GTGAAGCCCGACGATCCCGCGGCCTGGCTCTTCGCCCGCACCTCGGGCGGCATCCGCTGGGGGCTGGAACGGACGGAAGAACTGCTCGCCGGTGCGGACCATCCGCACCGGCGATTCGCTTCCGTGCACGTGGCGGGCACCAACGGCAAGGGCTCGGTGTCGGCGTTGTGCGAGTCCGCGATGCGCGCCGCGCACCCGGGGCGGACGATCGGCCTATACACCTCGCCGCACCTGGTGTCGTTCCGCGAGCGCATCCGCATCGGCGGGCATCCGGTGGATGCGGAGCTGCTCGCGGCGTGCGAGGCCCGGCTGCGTCCCACCATCGAGCGGACTGAGGCCACCTTCTTCGAGGCCACCACGGCGCTCGCCTTTCTCTGCTTCGCCGAGGCGGGTGTGGACCTGGCGGTCGTGGAGGTCGGCTTGGGCGGGCGGCTGGATTCCACGAACGTGATCAGCCCGCTCGCCGTCGCCGTGACGAACGTGGCGCGAGACCACACGGAGTACTTGGGCGAGTCGCTGGAGGAGATCGCGGCGGAGAAGGCGGGCGTCTTCAAGCCCGGTGTCCCGTCCATCACGGCCGAGACCGCGGCGGGGCCGCTGGACGTGCTGCGCCAGCGCGCGGCGGAGGTCGGCGCGCCGCTGACGGAGCTGGACCGCGCGGCGCGCATCGGCGACGTCTCACTCTCGCTCGAGGGGACACGCTTCAGCCTGGGGTCGGAGCGTTGGGGGAGCCACGAGGTCCGGATTCCGCTGATCGGGGCGCACCAGGCGCGCAACGCGGCGCTGGCGGCGGAACTGTTGGGACTTCTGCCCGATGACGTCCGTCCTGGATGGGAAGCGATCGAGCGGGGGTTCGCGGAGGTGCGCTGGGCGGGGCGGATGCAGGTGGAGCGCATCCGTGGTGGAACGTGGATCTTCGACGTGGCGCACAACCCTGCGGGCGTGCAGGCGCTTTGCGAGTCGCTGGACCAGGTCGCGTTCGACCGCCCGCTGGTGGTGATCGCCGCCATCCTCGCGGACAAGGAGTGGGACGAGATGCTGCCGCCGCTGCTAGCCCGTGCGGACGCCGCCATCCTCACCACCGCGCCGACTGCACCGGAGGGCCGGCGGTGGGACCCGGAGCACGTCGCGCGCTCGCTGGACGCGCAGATCCCCATCCGCGTGATCCCCGACCTTTCCGCAGCCCTGATGCGCGCCGAGACGATGGCGCCCTACGGAACCGTGCTCGTCACCGGCTCGGTGCACACGGTCGGCGACGCATTGGCGGCACTGGAAATCCCCGTCGTCTAG
- a CDS encoding RES family NAD+ phosphorylase: MRVTRRVWRHVPVGAEPLHLGWILKAGRGRWNSRRPRLPCLYTSFTPETAIAEFEKHVTAYGAGALRRDLVSIDVSVGPVLDLTCPATLHRYDLTPAALRSDDPYDLARCRALAARAVIDDDHRAILAPSAALPGGTNLMIYIESRAGRLELANGPDRITITPEFRLGS, encoded by the coding sequence ATGAGAGTGACGCGGCGTGTCTGGAGACACGTCCCTGTCGGCGCCGAGCCACTGCATCTGGGGTGGATCTTGAAAGCCGGGCGGGGTCGCTGGAATAGCCGGCGGCCCCGCCTTCCTTGTTTATACACATCTTTCACGCCAGAGACGGCCATCGCAGAGTTCGAGAAGCACGTAACCGCCTATGGAGCCGGGGCTTTGCGACGCGACCTCGTGTCCATCGACGTGTCCGTCGGCCCCGTTCTCGACCTCACCTGCCCTGCCACGCTCCATCGCTACGACCTCACCCCCGCTGCGCTGCGGAGCGATGATCCGTACGACCTGGCACGCTGCCGGGCGCTCGCGGCGCGCGCCGTGATCGACGACGATCACCGGGCCATCCTCGCTCCATCCGCCGCACTTCCGGGCGGAACCAACCTGATGATCTACATCGAGAGCCGCGCCGGCCGGCTGGAACTCGCCAACGGTCCCGATCGCATCACCATCACGCCCGAGTTCCGCCTGGGCAGCTGA
- a CDS encoding antitoxin Xre/MbcA/ParS toxin-binding domain-containing protein, which produces MMSLVQTERRAAADVIDWAHSALALNYGEIGVALKTTERTVRRWRTCKFTPRGAARDRLETLRELRHLLTAVFGTETAAAEWLHSSVPALRGRTPASLLRTGAIESVIELLATIESGAYV; this is translated from the coding sequence ATGATGAGTCTTGTGCAGACGGAGCGGCGGGCGGCGGCGGATGTGATCGACTGGGCGCATTCCGCGCTGGCTTTGAACTACGGCGAAATCGGCGTTGCCCTCAAAACCACGGAGCGTACGGTGCGTCGCTGGAGAACGTGCAAGTTTACGCCTCGCGGCGCTGCCCGCGACCGGCTGGAAACTCTTCGTGAGCTACGGCACCTGCTCACTGCGGTGTTCGGCACCGAGACCGCTGCCGCCGAGTGGCTGCATTCGTCCGTCCCCGCGCTCAGGGGCCGCACGCCCGCTTCGCTGCTGCGAACCGGTGCCATCGAATCGGTGATCGAACTCCTCGCGACGATCGAGTCTGGAGCGTACGTGTGA
- the hisS gene encoding histidine--tRNA ligase, whose protein sequence is MSNSNFQALPGFRDFYPDDLAIRTHIMAAWREVARRYGFQEYDGPPLEPLELYTEKSGPEIVKQLYDFVDKGSRHVALRPEMTPTLARMAGARAGGMRKPIKWFSLPQLFRYERAQRGRLREHFQLNFDILGEEEVAADAELLAAAIDILRVLGLTADDFVARISDRRLLRALLLHAGTPEDQLILVYNIIDKLERDSREVIAKRLTGEAGLTDEAAERVLDIFRYTDFDAVRQAYGSTEGVGPEIERMGQFFGALRAMGLGDYVRFDLSIVRGLAYYTGIVFELFDTRGELRAICGGGRYDNLLKQIAGVDLPALGFGMGDVVLKELLTDRGLLPSTKQSVDYYLIAVTPEQRDDMLALAHRLRETGASVEYGLKQAGVGKQFKNASAVGARRTVVLGPDELAEGVAVVKEMETGHESRVPLAELGRP, encoded by the coding sequence ATGTCGAACTCCAACTTTCAGGCGCTGCCCGGGTTCCGGGACTTCTATCCCGACGATCTCGCCATCCGCACGCACATCATGGCGGCGTGGCGCGAGGTGGCGCGCCGCTACGGATTCCAGGAATACGACGGGCCTCCGCTGGAGCCGCTGGAGCTGTACACGGAAAAGTCGGGGCCCGAGATCGTCAAACAGCTGTACGACTTCGTCGACAAGGGCAGTCGGCACGTGGCGCTGCGCCCGGAGATGACGCCCACGCTGGCGCGCATGGCCGGCGCGCGTGCGGGCGGAATGCGGAAGCCCATCAAGTGGTTCTCGCTGCCGCAGCTGTTCCGCTACGAGCGGGCGCAGCGCGGGCGCCTGCGCGAGCACTTTCAGCTGAACTTCGACATCCTGGGCGAGGAAGAGGTCGCCGCCGATGCCGAGCTGCTGGCCGCCGCCATCGACATCCTGCGCGTGCTGGGGCTTACCGCCGACGACTTCGTGGCGCGCATCTCCGACCGCAGGCTGCTGCGCGCGCTGCTCCTGCACGCGGGGACGCCCGAAGACCAGCTGATCCTGGTCTACAACATCATCGACAAGCTGGAGCGCGATTCGCGCGAAGTGATCGCGAAGCGGCTGACGGGCGAGGCGGGGCTGACGGACGAGGCGGCGGAGCGGGTGCTCGACATCTTCCGCTACACCGACTTCGACGCGGTGCGCCAGGCGTACGGGTCCACCGAGGGCGTGGGGCCCGAGATCGAGCGGATGGGCCAGTTCTTCGGCGCGCTGCGGGCGATGGGGCTGGGCGACTACGTGCGCTTCGACCTGTCGATCGTGCGCGGGCTGGCGTACTACACGGGGATCGTCTTCGAGCTGTTCGACACCCGCGGCGAGCTGCGCGCCATCTGCGGCGGCGGGCGCTACGACAACCTGCTCAAGCAGATCGCGGGTGTGGACCTGCCGGCGCTCGGCTTCGGGATGGGCGACGTGGTGCTGAAGGAGCTGCTGACCGACCGCGGCTTGCTGCCGTCGACGAAGCAGAGCGTGGACTACTACCTGATCGCCGTCACCCCCGAGCAGCGCGACGACATGCTCGCGCTCGCGCACCGGCTGCGCGAAACGGGCGCCTCGGTGGAGTACGGGCTCAAACAGGCTGGGGTCGGCAAGCAGTTCAAGAACGCGTCCGCCGTGGGCGCGCGCCGCACCGTCGTCCTGGGTCCCGACGAACTGGCGGAAGGTGTCGCCGTCGTCAAGGAGATGGAGACCGGCCATGAGTCGCGCGTCCCCCTGGCCGAGCTGGGCCGACCGTGA
- a CDS encoding Uma2 family endonuclease, with product MTGTTSSLVTAEELFRMPDSNTRRELIRGVIHDRPLAGWRHARLASNGLFALNEHVYRRGVGEVVGPAGFLVERAPDTVLAPSFAFVAAGRWTPPARYEDDFYFEGAPDLAGEVVSDARSAADLPARVARWLNAGTRVVLVIDYDRVTATLFRPGSHPAELGADEEMDLSDLVPGMNVPVRRLFER from the coding sequence ATGACGGGGACGACCAGCAGCCTGGTGACCGCGGAGGAGCTGTTCCGGATGCCGGACAGCAATACGCGCCGGGAACTGATCCGCGGAGTGATCCACGACCGGCCGCTCGCAGGGTGGCGGCATGCACGGCTCGCGAGCAACGGGCTCTTCGCGCTGAACGAGCACGTGTACCGCCGCGGAGTGGGCGAGGTGGTGGGTCCCGCCGGTTTCCTGGTGGAGCGTGCTCCCGATACCGTCCTGGCTCCAAGTTTCGCGTTCGTGGCGGCAGGGCGGTGGACGCCTCCGGCGCGCTACGAAGATGATTTCTACTTCGAGGGCGCACCGGACCTCGCGGGCGAGGTCGTGTCCGACGCGCGTTCAGCGGCGGATCTCCCAGCCAGGGTGGCTCGCTGGCTGAACGCGGGAACGCGTGTGGTGCTGGTCATCGACTACGATCGCGTGACTGCCACGCTCTTTCGCCCCGGGAGCCACCCGGCCGAACTCGGTGCTGACGAGGAGATGGACCTGTCTGACCTGGTTCCCGGGATGAACGTGCCTGTACGCCGCCTGTTCGAGCGCTGA
- the proS gene encoding proline--tRNA ligase has translation MANEKALTTQAEDFSAWYNEVVLKAELADYSPVRGCMVIRPYGYRLWELMRDRLDLRFRETGHQNAYFPLFIPQSFLAREAEHVEGFAKEAAIVTHTRLKAVEGGGLIPDPDSKLEEPLIVRPTSETIIYEMFSKWVQSYRDLPLLYNQWANVVRWEMRTRLFLRTTEFLWQEGHTAHATHDEAEAETLQMLGVYREFMEEWLAMPVVTGQKSESEKFAGALRTYTCEAMMGDNKALQNGTSHNLGQNFAKQFALKFASESGAEEFAWNTSWGASTRMVGGLVMTHGDDAGLVMPPRVAPIQVVIVPIYRKDEERELVLGKAREIVAALAGIRTHVDDRDKLTPGAKFFEWEMKGVPFRIEVGPKDIAKGQVVLARRIPEGEQRKEFLPEAEVLASMAQRLEDYQAFLLERARARRDANSHRGVDSYDRFREIMDGPGGFVYAGWCGSGECEEKVKDDTKATIRCLPFEEFRSETAPEACLVCGAAAQHEAVWAKSY, from the coding sequence ATGGCCAACGAAAAAGCGCTGACCACCCAGGCCGAAGACTTCAGCGCCTGGTACAACGAAGTGGTGCTCAAGGCCGAGCTGGCCGACTACTCGCCCGTGCGCGGATGCATGGTCATTCGCCCCTACGGCTACCGCCTGTGGGAGCTGATGCGCGACCGGCTGGATCTGCGCTTCAGGGAAACCGGGCACCAGAACGCCTACTTTCCGCTCTTCATCCCGCAGAGCTTCCTGGCCCGCGAGGCCGAGCACGTGGAAGGGTTCGCCAAGGAAGCGGCCATCGTCACCCACACGCGACTCAAGGCGGTGGAGGGCGGTGGGCTGATCCCCGACCCCGACAGCAAGCTCGAGGAGCCGCTGATCGTGCGGCCCACGTCGGAAACGATCATCTACGAGATGTTCAGCAAGTGGGTGCAGAGCTACCGCGACCTGCCGCTGCTGTACAACCAGTGGGCGAACGTCGTCCGGTGGGAAATGCGCACCCGCTTGTTCCTGCGCACCACCGAGTTCCTGTGGCAGGAGGGCCACACCGCGCACGCCACGCACGACGAGGCAGAGGCCGAGACGCTGCAGATGCTGGGCGTGTACCGCGAGTTCATGGAAGAATGGCTCGCGATGCCGGTGGTCACCGGGCAGAAGAGCGAGTCCGAGAAGTTCGCAGGCGCGCTGCGCACCTACACGTGCGAGGCGATGATGGGCGACAACAAGGCGCTGCAGAACGGCACCTCGCACAACCTGGGGCAGAACTTCGCCAAGCAGTTCGCGTTGAAGTTCGCCAGCGAGAGCGGGGCCGAGGAGTTCGCCTGGAACACGTCGTGGGGCGCCAGCACCCGCATGGTGGGCGGCCTGGTGATGACCCACGGTGACGACGCGGGGCTGGTGATGCCCCCGCGCGTGGCGCCCATCCAGGTGGTGATCGTTCCCATCTACCGCAAAGACGAGGAGCGCGAGCTGGTGCTGGGCAAGGCGCGCGAGATCGTTGCCGCGCTCGCGGGCATCCGTACGCACGTGGACGATCGCGACAAGCTTACGCCGGGCGCCAAGTTCTTCGAGTGGGAGATGAAGGGCGTGCCCTTCCGCATCGAGGTGGGCCCCAAGGACATCGCCAAGGGCCAGGTGGTGCTGGCGCGGCGCATTCCCGAAGGCGAGCAGCGCAAGGAGTTCCTTCCCGAGGCAGAGGTGCTGGCGTCGATGGCGCAGCGGCTGGAGGACTACCAGGCCTTCCTGCTGGAGCGCGCCCGCGCGCGCCGCGACGCCAACTCGCACCGGGGCGTGGATTCGTACGACCGCTTCCGCGAGATCATGGACGGCCCGGGCGGGTTCGTCTACGCGGGCTGGTGCGGCTCGGGCGAGTGCGAGGAAAAGGTGAAGGACGACACCAAGGCCACCATCCGCTGCTTGCCGTTCGAGGAGTTCCGCTCCGAGACGGCGCCCGAGGCATGCCTGGTGTGCGGCGCGGCCGCCCAGCACGAGGCGGTCTGGGCCAAGTCGTACTGA